In the Hordeum vulgare subsp. vulgare chromosome 7H, MorexV3_pseudomolecules_assembly, whole genome shotgun sequence genome, one interval contains:
- the LOC123409025 gene encoding phosphatidylcholine:diacylglycerol cholinephosphotransferase 1-like, with protein sequence MPPPSLTAAHDRASAANGLAGPETRRRAGKGKKVHPLPPDGAAMGDGGERLAGGRRPADWLSPSGVAGILRRHPLPALFACGLLLFMGVEYTIPMIPAAAPPLDLGFHATAAMHAGIAARPWLNSLLAALNTVFVAMQAAYILWAVLAEQRPRAAIATLMMFTCRGLLGCSTQLPLPAEFLGSGMDFPVGNVSFFLFYSGHVAGAVIASIDMRRVGRRRLAALYDALNLAQGVRLLACRGHYTIDLAVGVGAGLLFDMLAGWYLDSKNVDSGDSRCCSSCQKALVSEKLTS encoded by the exons ATGCCGCCGCCCAGCCTGACCGCCGCGCACGACCGGGCCTCCGCCGCGAACGGCCTCGCGGGGCCGGAGACGCGCCGCCGcgcgggcaagggcaagaaggtccACCCGCTGCCGCCCGACGGGGCTGCGATGGGCGACGGCGGCGAGAGGctggccggcgggaggaggcccGCGGACTGGCTATCGCCGTCCGGTGTGGCCGGCATCCTGCGGCGGCACCCGCTGCCGGCGCTGTTCGCGTGCGGGCTGCTGCTCTTCATGGGCGTGGAGTACACCATCCCCATGAtccccgccgccgcgccgcccctcGACCTCGGCTTCCACGCCACCGCCGCCATGCACGCCGGGATCGCCGCCCGCCCCTGGCTCAACTCGCTCCTCGCCGCGCTCAACACG GTGTTCGTCGCGATGCAGGCCGCATACATCCTGTGGGCCGTCCTCGCCGAGCAGCGGCCGCGTGCTGCCATTGCCACGCTGATGATGTTCACCTGCCGCGGCCTGCTCGGCTGCTCCACGCAGCTGCCCCTGCCGGCGGAGTTCCTGGGGTCCGGGATGGACTTCCCCGTGGGGAACgtgtccttcttcctcttctactcCGGGCATGTCGCCGGCGCGGTGATCGCGTCCATCGACATGCGCCGCGTGGGACGACGCAGGCTGGCGGCGCTCTACGACGCGCTCAACCTGGCGCAGGGCGTCAGGCTGCTCGCGTGCAGAGGGCATTACACCATTGACCTGGCCGTCGGCGTCGGCGCGGGCCTCCTCTTCGACATGCTCGCCGGCTGGTACCTGGACAGCAAGAATGTCGACAGCGGCGACAGCCGTTGCTGCAGCAGCTGCCAAAAGGCTCTCGTCTCAGAGAAGCTTACATCATAG
- the LOC123409023 gene encoding phosphatidylinositol/phosphatidylcholine transfer protein SFH2-like isoform X1: protein MGAACDDAVQQLARLLDQVEEPLKKTFQNVHQGYPTETLVRFLKAREWHVTNAHKMLVDCLNWRIQNEIDSILEKPIVPVDLYRSIRESQLVGLSGYSKEGVPVFAFGVGQSTYDKASVHYYVQSHIQINEYRDRIILPMATKKFRRPITSCIKVLDMTGLKLSALSLLKILTAISAVDELNYPEKAETYYIVNAPYIFSACWKVVKPLLQERTRKKVHVLSGRGKDELLKIMDHSSIPHFCRREGSSKASLSGVDDCFSLDHPFHQELYHYIEQQALNQELIKQGSLHVDIPEQDPEDAMIVEVIQAEFHKLSEQDGSANGDHK, encoded by the exons ATGGGAGCCGCCTGCGACGACGCCGTCCAGCAGCTCGCCCGCCTCCTCGACCAAG TCGAGGAGCCGCTCAAGAAGACGTTCCAG AATGTGCACCAGGGCTATCCAACAGAGACACTGGTGCGCTTCCTTAAAGCCAGAGAGTGGCATGTAACTAATGCTCATAAAATG CTTGTAGATTGTCTGAATTGGAGGATACAGAATGAAATCGACAGTATACTGGAG AAACCTATAGTCCCAGTAGATTTGTATAGATCAATACGAGAATCACAGCTTGTTGGGTTATCGGGATACTCAAAGGAG GGCGTCCCAGTATTTGCCTTTGGTGTTGGACAGAGCACATACGACAAAGCTTCG GTCCATTACTATGTGCAATCTCATATTCAGATCAATGAATACCGTGATCGTATCATTCTG CCTATGGCGACGAAGAAGTTTAGGCGACCTATAACCAGCTGTATAAAGGTTCTTGATATGACTGGTTTGAAGTTGTCAGCACTCAGCCTATTGAAG ATTTTAACTGCAATATCTGCTGTCGATGAACTGAATTACCCTGAAAAGGCCGAGACCTATTATATTGTAAATGCTCCATACATATTCTCAGCGTGTTGGAAG GTTGTGAAACCTCTActgcaagagaggacgagaaagaAGGTTCATGTTTTGAGTGGCCGTGGGAAAGATGAGCTCCTAAAG ATCATGGACCATTCCTCCATCCCCCATTTCTGTCGACGCGAGGGTTCATCAAAAGCTTCGTTGAGCGGCGTCGATGATTGCTTCTCGCTCGACCACCCCTTCCACCAAGAGCTCTACCATTACATCGAGCAGCAGGCGTTGAACCAGGAACTCATCAAGCAGGGTTCTTTGCATGTAGACATCCCCGAACAAGACCCCGAGGACGCCATGATTGTGGAGGTCATCCAGGCCGAGTTTCACAAGCTCAGTGAGCAGGATGGGTCTGCCAATGGCGACCATAAATAA
- the LOC123409023 gene encoding phosphatidylinositol/phosphatidylcholine transfer protein SFH2-like isoform X2, with protein sequence MLVDCLNWRIQNEIDSILEKPIVPVDLYRSIRESQLVGLSGYSKEGVPVFAFGVGQSTYDKASVHYYVQSHIQINEYRDRIILPMATKKFRRPITSCIKVLDMTGLKLSALSLLKILTAISAVDELNYPEKAETYYIVNAPYIFSACWKVVKPLLQERTRKKVHVLSGRGKDELLKIMDHSSIPHFCRREGSSKASLSGVDDCFSLDHPFHQELYHYIEQQALNQELIKQGSLHVDIPEQDPEDAMIVEVIQAEFHKLSEQDGSANGDHK encoded by the exons ATG CTTGTAGATTGTCTGAATTGGAGGATACAGAATGAAATCGACAGTATACTGGAG AAACCTATAGTCCCAGTAGATTTGTATAGATCAATACGAGAATCACAGCTTGTTGGGTTATCGGGATACTCAAAGGAG GGCGTCCCAGTATTTGCCTTTGGTGTTGGACAGAGCACATACGACAAAGCTTCG GTCCATTACTATGTGCAATCTCATATTCAGATCAATGAATACCGTGATCGTATCATTCTG CCTATGGCGACGAAGAAGTTTAGGCGACCTATAACCAGCTGTATAAAGGTTCTTGATATGACTGGTTTGAAGTTGTCAGCACTCAGCCTATTGAAG ATTTTAACTGCAATATCTGCTGTCGATGAACTGAATTACCCTGAAAAGGCCGAGACCTATTATATTGTAAATGCTCCATACATATTCTCAGCGTGTTGGAAG GTTGTGAAACCTCTActgcaagagaggacgagaaagaAGGTTCATGTTTTGAGTGGCCGTGGGAAAGATGAGCTCCTAAAG ATCATGGACCATTCCTCCATCCCCCATTTCTGTCGACGCGAGGGTTCATCAAAAGCTTCGTTGAGCGGCGTCGATGATTGCTTCTCGCTCGACCACCCCTTCCACCAAGAGCTCTACCATTACATCGAGCAGCAGGCGTTGAACCAGGAACTCATCAAGCAGGGTTCTTTGCATGTAGACATCCCCGAACAAGACCCCGAGGACGCCATGATTGTGGAGGTCATCCAGGCCGAGTTTCACAAGCTCAGTGAGCAGGATGGGTCTGCCAATGGCGACCATAAATAA